The genomic segment GGAAAAGATGGGCGCGTTACCGTGGCGGTAACCGATGGGAAATTGGCCGAAAGCATTCAGCGTCTGCTCACCTAACTTAGAAAGGGTGAAGTATATTTGAAGACACGTGTGTATGAGTATGCCAAACAGCACAACATGAGCAGCAAGGAAATCCTCAATTTGCTAAAACGATTGAATATAGAAGTAGCAAATCATATGAGTATCATGGAAGAAGGGACGATCAAAAGGATCGAGGATCACATGGCCAAATTGCGATCTGGTGCCAAACCGGAAACGCGGAATACACCTAGTGATGCAAGACCCAAACAAACGGACGATCAACGACGCCCCAACGACTCCAGAGGACAACAGATCAAACCCCAGCAGCAAGCGGGGCAAGCTCAAACTGTTAGAAATGACAGACCAAATAACGATCGTGGAGGAAGCACCTCAAACACTAATCGTCCAGCTATCAACAGTGGAGGTAGCAATTCCGATCAAAATAGTCCTCAGCATGGAAAAAATCAGGGGAAGAATCAGGAGAGAAAACCAAACAATATGAGAAGTCAACCCGCAAAGTCGAATGACCGCAAGCCACAAGGTAACCAGCAACGACCACAAGGTCAAGGCCAACAAAGACCACAGAACAATCAGCAACGACCGCAAAACCAACAGCGTCCAGCTCAGAAAGCTGCGTCTACCACTCAACCTGCTGCTAATCAAACAGAGGGACGTACTGGTGAAGAGTTTGAAGACAAAGTGAAACTTCCTTCAAACGTGGGTACGGAAAAACGTGAGAAAATCAAAAAGGGACCACAAACACAAAAGACTTTTGAAGATAATAAAAAAAGTCAGCCGTTCCGTGGTGGTGGTAATAACCGCAACAACAACCGCCGTGGCAATAATTCGCGTGGTGGTCAAAAGGCACCGCGTCCTGTTTTTGACCCACCAACAAAGATCACATTTACAGAGTCTTTGACTGTAAACGAATTGGCTGTTAAGCTCCGCAAAGAACCTGCAGAAGTAATCAAAAAGTTGTTTAACTTGGGGATCATGGCAACGATTAACCAATACCTCGATCGCGATGCCATTGAACTCATTTGCACGGATTACGGTATTGAAGTCGAAGAAAAAATCATCATCGATGAGACTAACTTCGAAACGCTGGAAGAAGTAGATGCACCAGAAAGCCTGCTGGAGCGCCCGCCAGTTGTTACCATCATGGGTCACGTCGACCACGGGAAAACAACTTTGCTGGACGCGATTCGCTCTACAAACGTAGTAGCGGGAGAAGCAGGGGGAATTACACAGCATATCGGTGCGTACCAAGTTGAGATCAAAGGAAAGAAAATTACTTTCCTCGATACACCAGGTCACGCGGCGTTCACAACGATGCGTGCACGCGGTGCGCAAATCACAGATATCACTATTCTGGTTGTTGCAGCAGATGACGGTGTCATGCCGCAAACCATTGAGGCGATCAGCCACGCGAAAGCGGCAAATGTGCCAATCATCGTTGCGGTCAACAAGGTTGACAAACCGGAAGCAAATATTGACCGTATCAAGCAAGAGTTGACCGAGTATGAGCTGGTTGCCGAAGAGTGGGGCGGCGATACGATCTTCTCCCCATTGTCCGCTAAACAGCGTACAGGTATCGAAGAACTGCTCGAGTACATCTTGCTCGTATCCGAAGTACAAGAACTGAAAGCCAACCCAGACAAACTTGCCCGCGGTACCGTTGTCGAAGCTGAGCTAGACAAGGGACGTGGTCCAGTTGCAACCATCCTGGTTCAACAAGGTACTCTCCGTGTAGGTGATCCTATCGTTGTCGGTTCCGCTTTTGGACGTGTACGTGCGATGGTGAATGACAAAGGACGCCGTCTGAAAGAAGCTGGTCCATCTACGCCAGTAGAAATCACGGGTCTGAATGATGTTCCACAAGCAGGCGACCAGTTCCGTGTCTTTGAAGACGAGAAGAAAGCCCGCGCGATCGGGGAAGCACGTGCTTCCAAGCAACGTGAATCCGAGCGTCGTGAGAGCTCCCGCGTTTCTTTGGATGATCTGTTCCAACACATCCAAGAAGGCGACATCAAAGAACTGAACCTGATTGTAAAAGCAGACGTACACGGTTCTGTGGAAGCGCTGCGTGGTTCTTTGGAGAAAATCGATGTCAACGGAACTCGTGTGAAGATCATTCACACAGGTGTTGGTGCGATTACAGAATCCGATGTTACTTTGGCAAATGCTTCGAATGCTATCGTCATTGGTTTCAACGTACGTCCTGAACCGAATGCACGCAGCATGGCTGAACAAGAGAAAATCGACATTCGCCTGCACCGTGTTATCTACACTGTAATCGAAGAGATCGAGTCTGCTCTCAAAGGTATGCTTGATCCAGTCTTCAAAGAAAATATTATCGGTCAAGCTGAGATTCGTGAAGTGTTCAAAGTATCCAAAGTCGGAAACATTGCAGGTTGCTATGTGACTGAAGGTAAATTGAGCCGCGATGCTGGTGCGCGTTTGATCCGTGAAGGCATTGTAATTTATGAAGGTAAGCTCGATACTCTCAAGCGCTTCAAAGATGATGCGAAAGACGTTGCAGCTGGCTATGAGTGCGGTCTGACTTTGGAACGCTTCAATGACCTCAAAATCGGCGACGTAATCGAAGCATTCGTCATGGTTGAAGTGAAACAATAATGATTGCAGGTGTGCAGATTGAACTGTTTCTGCCCGCTAGCCAAAACCTGAAAGAAAAACGGGCCATCGTCAAAAGTCTGATCGGCAAGCTGCGGAGCCGATTTCATGTCTCCGCGGCAGAGGTGGCTTATCTCGAGCAATGGCAGCGTACCGTGTTGGGTATCGCTGCCGTTGCTAATGAGATCTCTTTTTTACAACAAGAAATGCAGGCTGTCATTCGATTCGTGGAAAACCATCCAGAGGTAGAGTTGATTCGCGTGGATACGGAATACTACGAGTAACGAGCAGTCAGCGGAGGTGAAAATCGATGAATAAAACACGAATCAGCCGCGTAGGCGAAGAAATCAAAAAAGAATTGAGCCTTGTATTGCAGCGTGGACTCAAAGATCCTCGTGTCGGTTTCGTAACGGTAACAGATGTAGAGGTAAGCAGTGACTTGCAATTGGCAAAAGTTTTTGTCAGCATTTTTGGCAGTGAGGAAGAGCGTAAAGCTTCTCTTGCAGGTTTGACAAAAGCAAAAGGTTATTTGCGTACGGAGATCGGGAAACGCGTTAAGCTGCGTCACATTCCTGATTTTGTATTCAAGCTGGACGAGTCCATTGACTACGGCAGCAAAATTGAATCAATCCTGCGGGAAATCTCCACAGAGGGAGAGAAACAGGATGAATCCTAATCAAATGGCAGTACAGGAAGCGGCGCGGTTTATGCAGGAGCACGACCGCTTCCTGGTTCTCTCTCATGTAAGTCCTGATGGAGATGCTACAGGATCTGCTTTGGGTGTCGTGCTCATGCTAGAGCAGTTGGGAAAAGAGTATGTGGTTGTAAATGAAGGGGAAACACCGATCAAGTTTAACTTCTTGCCGCGGTTTGACCGTCTTTATAACCTGCGCAAACAACCACTGAACGAGACGTTCGGGGCCGTAATCGCTGTAGACTGCGCGGATGAGTCGCGGATGGGCGATGTACGGTCTTTATTTGCGTCTGGCGCTGCTTTGCTGAATATCGATCACCATCCAACCAACGATCATTTTGGAACGGTAAATGTGGTTCGTCCGGATGCAGCCGCAACAGCAGAGATTTTGTTTGATGTTGCAGAAGCAGCAGGGGTTTCTTTCAATGAAGAGCTTGCGCTGTGCATCTATACCGG from the Brevibacillus brevis genome contains:
- the infB gene encoding translation initiation factor IF-2 — translated: MKTRVYEYAKQHNMSSKEILNLLKRLNIEVANHMSIMEEGTIKRIEDHMAKLRSGAKPETRNTPSDARPKQTDDQRRPNDSRGQQIKPQQQAGQAQTVRNDRPNNDRGGSTSNTNRPAINSGGSNSDQNSPQHGKNQGKNQERKPNNMRSQPAKSNDRKPQGNQQRPQGQGQQRPQNNQQRPQNQQRPAQKAASTTQPAANQTEGRTGEEFEDKVKLPSNVGTEKREKIKKGPQTQKTFEDNKKSQPFRGGGNNRNNNRRGNNSRGGQKAPRPVFDPPTKITFTESLTVNELAVKLRKEPAEVIKKLFNLGIMATINQYLDRDAIELICTDYGIEVEEKIIIDETNFETLEEVDAPESLLERPPVVTIMGHVDHGKTTLLDAIRSTNVVAGEAGGITQHIGAYQVEIKGKKITFLDTPGHAAFTTMRARGAQITDITILVVAADDGVMPQTIEAISHAKAANVPIIVAVNKVDKPEANIDRIKQELTEYELVAEEWGGDTIFSPLSAKQRTGIEELLEYILLVSEVQELKANPDKLARGTVVEAELDKGRGPVATILVQQGTLRVGDPIVVGSAFGRVRAMVNDKGRRLKEAGPSTPVEITGLNDVPQAGDQFRVFEDEKKARAIGEARASKQRESERRESSRVSLDDLFQHIQEGDIKELNLIVKADVHGSVEALRGSLEKIDVNGTRVKIIHTGVGAITESDVTLANASNAIVIGFNVRPEPNARSMAEQEKIDIRLHRVIYTVIEEIESALKGMLDPVFKENIIGQAEIREVFKVSKVGNIAGCYVTEGKLSRDAGARLIREGIVIYEGKLDTLKRFKDDAKDVAAGYECGLTLERFNDLKIGDVIEAFVMVEVKQ
- a CDS encoding DUF503 domain-containing protein; amino-acid sequence: MIAGVQIELFLPASQNLKEKRAIVKSLIGKLRSRFHVSAAEVAYLEQWQRTVLGIAAVANEISFLQQEMQAVIRFVENHPEVELIRVDTEYYE
- the rbfA gene encoding 30S ribosome-binding factor RbfA, yielding MNKTRISRVGEEIKKELSLVLQRGLKDPRVGFVTVTDVEVSSDLQLAKVFVSIFGSEEERKASLAGLTKAKGYLRTEIGKRVKLRHIPDFVFKLDESIDYGSKIESILREISTEGEKQDES